In one window of Hymenobacter nivis DNA:
- a CDS encoding SWIM zinc finger family protein produces MFTRQTLRRLANDNSYRRGEDYYDEGHVEKLRREADGFAATVRGSRPYRVALHQGPAGPEFSCNCPYAFDGICKHMVALGLAVLDAYGSELTSPNPAPAAAPPLADQALAAAIKAAWSDRRKGDKLRFLKQALAKNDGLARQFLGFGQPAAAPTDPLADLPARLADTLGVLDFDEDFWENSESFYEDDEGDGLQEAADELLRDTLEPFAAELLHLARGGQFAPALRYWATACGALSQLEEPASDDFGLFGDYGTDVLHQWHSVLAAAGWPAALLAAVLPPAALAAGLAWLGPHLADPPVRWPSFEASWQPLLLALATDAAAAPMLPPLLAQAALGPAAAGPLRLRLAQTMADDVAWAQTAEALLPTDAAVAQQLINFYTSQADRPALLRTAATAFATWPDQFGDYVLRAFTPTTAPTLYRDALRHRAQANHSLPDYALLRPLLSAAETAAFVQAAVEAAQARRGSVAFAAQLLAQAGDVTALRGFVLGLEWLAVSPPYHSEIALMALAAADPIPLMLELETRLPAYLHGRANAKRGAFLYERIGRWLVSLRGTAPRLAEPILRLAQELREEFPTLHGLRDVLRREGLLVAAEPDLPVPKKKSGRKPR; encoded by the coding sequence ATGTTCACCCGCCAGACCCTGCGCCGCCTCGCCAACGACAACAGCTACCGGCGCGGCGAAGACTACTACGACGAAGGCCATGTGGAAAAGCTGCGCCGCGAGGCTGACGGCTTTGCCGCTACCGTGCGGGGCAGCCGCCCCTACCGCGTGGCCCTGCACCAGGGCCCCGCCGGGCCCGAGTTCAGCTGCAATTGCCCCTACGCATTCGACGGCATTTGCAAGCACATGGTGGCGCTGGGCCTGGCGGTGCTCGACGCCTACGGCTCGGAGTTGACCAGCCCCAACCCCGCCCCGGCCGCCGCCCCGCCGCTGGCCGACCAGGCCCTGGCCGCGGCCATCAAAGCCGCCTGGTCCGACCGCCGTAAGGGCGACAAGCTGCGCTTCCTTAAGCAGGCGCTGGCTAAGAACGACGGCCTGGCCCGGCAGTTTCTGGGCTTCGGCCAGCCGGCCGCAGCGCCCACCGACCCGCTAGCCGACCTGCCCGCCCGCCTCGCCGACACGCTGGGCGTACTGGACTTTGACGAGGACTTCTGGGAAAATAGCGAGTCTTTTTACGAGGACGACGAGGGCGACGGCTTGCAGGAAGCTGCCGACGAGCTGCTGCGCGACACCCTGGAGCCCTTCGCCGCTGAGCTGCTGCACTTGGCGCGGGGCGGGCAGTTTGCGCCGGCCCTGCGCTACTGGGCCACGGCCTGCGGGGCCCTCTCCCAACTCGAAGAGCCGGCCAGCGACGACTTTGGGCTGTTTGGCGACTACGGAACCGACGTGCTGCACCAGTGGCACTCGGTGCTAGCCGCCGCCGGCTGGCCCGCCGCGCTGCTGGCGGCCGTGCTGCCGCCCGCCGCGCTGGCGGCCGGCCTCGCCTGGCTAGGCCCGCACCTGGCCGATCCACCCGTCCGCTGGCCCAGCTTCGAGGCCAGCTGGCAGCCACTGCTGCTGGCCCTGGCCACCGATGCCGCGGCCGCGCCCATGCTGCCGCCGCTGCTGGCCCAGGCCGCCCTGGGGCCCGCCGCCGCGGGGCCCCTGCGCCTGCGCCTCGCCCAGACGATGGCCGACGACGTGGCCTGGGCCCAAACCGCCGAAGCCCTGCTGCCCACCGATGCCGCCGTGGCCCAGCAGCTCATCAATTTCTATACCAGCCAGGCCGACCGCCCCGCCCTACTGCGCACCGCCGCCACGGCCTTCGCCACCTGGCCCGACCAGTTTGGCGACTACGTGCTGCGCGCCTTCACCCCCACCACGGCCCCCACCCTCTACCGCGACGCCCTGCGCCACCGCGCCCAGGCCAACCACAGCCTGCCCGACTACGCCCTGCTGCGCCCTCTGCTAAGCGCCGCCGAAACCGCCGCCTTCGTGCAGGCCGCCGTGGAAGCAGCCCAGGCCCGGCGCGGCAGCGTGGCCTTCGCCGCCCAGCTGCTGGCCCAGGCCGGCGACGTGACCGCGCTGCGCGGCTTTGTGCTTGGGCTTGAGTGGCTGGCCGTCAGCCCGCCCTACCACAGCGAAATTGCCCTGATGGCCCTGGCCGCCGCCGACCCCATCCCCCTCATGCTGGAGCTGGAAACCCGCCTGCCGGCCTACCTCCACGGCCGGGCCAACGCCAAGCGCGGCGCCTTCCTCTACGAGCGCATCGGCCGCTGGCTGGTGAGCCTGCGCGGCACCGCTCCCCGCCTCGCCGAACCCATCTTGCGCCTGGCCCAGGAGCTACGCGAGGAGTTCCCCACCCTGCACGGCCTACGCGACGTACTGCGCCGCGAGGGCCTGCTGGTGGCCGCAGAGCCAGACTTACCAGTACCCAAGAAGAAAAGCGGGCGCAAGCCCCGCTAG
- a CDS encoding DUF1963 domain-containing protein, protein MAASRANDVLLLQLDSDEEIMFSDSGLAHLFISPTALQARRFDQAYFY, encoded by the coding sequence GTGGCGGCTTCGCGGGCCAACGATGTGCTGCTGCTTCAGCTTGATTCGGACGAAGAAATCATGTTTAGCGACAGTGGCCTGGCGCACCTGTTTATCAGCCCAACCGCGCTGCAAGCGCGGCGATTTGACCAAGCTT
- a CDS encoding DUF1963 domain-containing protein: MLPDFLGEFRPQLENYKLDYLKLGAQPLGASAPTALTQSKLLGQPYLPAGTPYPHDKLGQPIILLAQINFAGAPALPPYPTAGILQLFVSPTEWCDIDDYCVLFHPDTSAGAQIDFSFLTPTSTPTPQLAGSTR, translated from the coding sequence ATGTTGCCAGATTTTCTTGGTGAGTTTCGGCCGCAGCTTGAAAATTACAAGCTCGATTACCTGAAGCTGGGGGCCCAGCCGCTCGGGGCCAGCGCGCCGACGGCCCTCACGCAAAGCAAGCTGCTGGGCCAGCCCTATTTGCCGGCGGGCACGCCCTACCCCCATGACAAGTTGGGCCAGCCCATAATTTTGCTGGCGCAAATCAACTTTGCCGGGGCCCCCGCGCTGCCGCCCTACCCCACGGCGGGCATTTTGCAGCTGTTTGTGTCGCCCACCGAGTGGTGCGACATAGACGACTATTGCGTACTGTTCCACCCCGATACCAGCGCCGGGGCCCAGATCGACTTTAGTTTTCTAACCCCGACCTCTACGCCAACTCCCCAATTAGCGGGGAGCACACGCTGA
- a CDS encoding cupredoxin domain-containing protein, with protein MGIHVKGGYSPDVIEVRRGQPVQLNFYRDETTSCSEELLMPDFHMRRDLSAYQTTTVALLPQQAGQFEFTCGMHMLRGILEVK; from the coding sequence GTGGGCATCCACGTGAAAGGCGGCTACTCGCCCGACGTCATCGAGGTGCGCCGGGGCCAGCCCGTGCAACTCAATTTCTACCGCGACGAAACCACCAGTTGCTCGGAGGAGCTGCTGATGCCCGACTTCCACATGCGCCGCGACCTGTCCGCCTATCAAACCACCACTGTGGCGCTGCTGCCCCAGCAGGCCGGCCAGTTCGAGTTCACCTGCGGGATGCACATGCTCCGCGGCATTTTGGAGGTGAAGTAG